The proteins below are encoded in one region of Chelonia mydas isolate rCheMyd1 chromosome 11, rCheMyd1.pri.v2, whole genome shotgun sequence:
- the CSRNP3 gene encoding cysteine/serine-rich nuclear protein 3 translates to MSGILKRKFEEVDGSSPCSSVRESDDDISSSESADSGDSVNPSTSNHFTPSSILKREKRKRTKNVHFNCVTVYYFTRRQGFTSVPSQGGSTLGMSTRHNSVRQYSLGEFAMEQERLHREMLRDHLREEKLNSLKLKMTKNGTVESEEADTLTLDDISDDDIDLDNTEVDEYFFLQPLPTKKRRALLRASGVKKIDVEEKHELRAIRLSREDCGCDCRVFCDPETCTCSLAGIKCQVDRMSFPCGCTKEGCSNTAGRIEFNPIRVRTHFLHTIMKLELEKNTEQQVPALNGCHSEVSAHTSSLSTAPHPVEYSLAENFEIETDSQAAVMHLQSAEDLDCPGEEEEEEEDGSSFCSGVTDSSTQSLAPSESDDDDDDEEEEEEEEEEEKADDFVEGMGSHADVVPLPSVLCYSDGTAVRESHSKNASYYTNSTTLYYQIENHAPGSNNQITETYSERETVKNGSLSLVPYNMTSEQFVDYTRQSEESYSSSHYPSANPSVIVCCSSSESDNSVPCNSLYTEHRPSHPHVEFHSYLKSNSQDGFVSALNGDSHMPEQAAENSISLSEKSRLHEECIKSSVVETVPV, encoded by the exons CTTCATCGATCCTGAAGAGGGAGAAGCGGAAAAGGACAAAGAATGTTCATTTTAACTGTGTTACCGTGTACTACTTCACAAGAAGGCAAGGCTTCACCAGTGTCCCGAGCCAAGGAGGAAGCACATTGGGCATGTCCACACGTCACAACAGTGTGCGCCAGTACTCCCTTGGAGAATTTGCAATGGAACAGGAGAGGCTCCATCGAGAGATGTTAAGAGACCATTTAAGGGAAGAGAAGCTTAACTCTTTAAAACTGAAG ATGACAAAGAATGGTACAGTGGAATCGGAAGAGGCTGATACTCTGACGCTGGATGACATTTCTGATGATGATATTGATTTAGACAACACAGAAGTAGATGAATACTTCTTTCTACAACCCCTACCAACAAAAAAACGTAGGGCACTGCTACGAGCCTCTGGAGTGAAAAAGATCGATGTGGAAGAAAAACATGAGCTGCGGGCTATCCGCCTGTCCAGGGAGGATTGTGGCTGTGACTGCCGAGTGTTCTGTGATCCAGAAACTTGTACTTGCAGCCTTGCAGGCATAAAATGCCAG GTGGATCGTATGTCTTTTCCATGTGGTTGCACTAAAGAAGGGTGCAGCAATACAGCAGGTAGAATTGAATTTAACCCCATCCGTGTACGGACTCACTTTTTGCATACAATAATGAAGCTTGAATTGGAGAAAAATACAGAGCAGCAGGTTCCTGCACTAAATGGTTGCCACAGTGAGGTAAGTGCTCACACTAGTTCTCTGAGTACAGCACCCCACCCGGTAGAATATTCACTTGCAGAGAATTTTGAGATTGAAACTGACTCTCAGGCTGCAGTGATGCACCTGCAGTCTGCTGAAGATTTGGATTGtcctggggaagaggaagaggaggaagaagatggaAGTAGCTTTTGTAGTGGAGTTACAGATTCTAGTACACAAAGTTTAGCACCCAGTGAATCtgatgatgacgatgatgatgaagaggaggaggaggaggaggaggaggaagaaaaagcagATGATTTTGTGGAAGGCATGGGATCCCATGCCGATGTAGTGCCTCTTCCTTCTGTCCTTTGCTATTCTGATGGCACTGCAGTACGTGAAAGCCACTCTAAAAATGCTTCATACTACACTAACTCTACAACTCTGTATTACCAAATAGAGAACCATGCCCCTGGCAGTAATAACCAGATCACTGAGACctattcagaaagggaaactgttAAAAATGGTAGTCTTTCTCTGGTGCCTTACAATATGACTTCAGAGCAGTTTGTTGACTACACACGGCAATCAGAGGAAAGTTACAGCAGCTCTCATTACCCTTCTGCAAACCCCTCTGTGATAGTCTGCTGCTCCTCTTCAGAAAGTGATAACAGTGTTCCATGTAATAGTTTATACACTGAACATAGGCCAAGCCACCCTCATGTGGAATTTCACTCATACTTGAAAAGTAACTCTCAAGATGGATTTGTTTCAGCTTTGAATGGTGACAGTCACATGCCAGAGCAAGCTGCTGAGAATTCTATAAGCCTTTCAGAAAAGAGCAGACTGCATGAAGAGTGTATCAAATCATCTGTAGTGGAAACAGTCCCTGTTTAA